One part of the Rutidosis leptorrhynchoides isolate AG116_Rl617_1_P2 chromosome 1, CSIRO_AGI_Rlap_v1, whole genome shotgun sequence genome encodes these proteins:
- the LOC139891061 gene encoding uncharacterized protein has protein sequence MGDLNSVRIWDDHCGSEFCVQDTWVLNDFIENNSLYEVSLGGLHFTWRNKAGSKLSKIDRFFISNNVLNVIEDLKGSVLDRGYSDHSPILIFQEKVDFGPTYFKIFESWFARHDFDSTVRKAWDIINRDKELDIVAKFRLMKGHLKSWISSSRSNEASRYKEIVKKINDIDYLIDAGTAGADVISSRISLVAERDELSKLEDIDSFQKASFEWDIEGDENSKFFHVSLKIKRHSKQIQGQLFDEAWIDDLNLDDVEINNAVWDCGSSRAPGPDGISFRFIKYFWDIFQFDICKDVRRYFSSCIMPRSANSAFFSLIPKVTNLILVTDFRPISLVGFFYKIVTKILTNRLLVVIDKIISPIQTTFISGHQFLDGPLMLSEIITWIKKSNKKILLFKVDFEKAYDYVNWDYLMFMLSSFGFGPKWCAWIRGCLHSAKASVLVNGSTTREFQIKRGVESAEIISYAAAAGARVGSFPTTYVGLPIGSNMKLTSSWDSLVVSDGLLPIDTFKMKVGNGCSIRFLHDLWYGNSTLSSRFNRLYPLDINKLDSIADKRLDGAWHWTWTRGDIGSRNRQILFALQDELGDCLLDDKSDQWCCLILWNLSAKGIEINSVVCPLCNNGIETQGHLFFDCDMAKELWLRVRVWLDCALPTCSSWDTFITWLEGVRLQPLFKDRIVVVVTTFLWAIWRFRNGVVFNNSFCTESSLFDIIRLLSFRWIKHRGHLISNWNSWLSMPL, from the exons ATGGGTGATTTGAATTCGGTTAGAATTTGGGATGATCATTGCGGTTCTGAATTCTGTGTTCAAGATACATGGGTGCTTAATGACTTCATCGAGAATAATTCGTTATATGAAGTCTCTTTAGGAGGTCTTCATTTCACATGGCGTAATAAGGCGGGTAGTAAACTAAGTAAAATCGATCGTTTTTTCATCTCTAACAATGTGCTTAATGTCATAGAAGATTTGAAAGGTTCGGTTTTGGATCGAGGCTATTCAGATCACTCTCCGATTCTTATTTTTCAAGAGAAGGTCGATTTTGGTCCTACGTATTTCAAGATTTTCGAATCGTGGTTTGCCCGTCACGATTTTGACTCTACTGTTCGAAAAGCATGGGACATCATCAATAGAGACAAAGAGCTTGACATTGTGGCTAAGTTTAGATTAATGAAGGGCCATCTTAAAAGTTGGATAAGCTCTTCAAGATCTAATGAAGCTTCAAGATATAAGGAGATTGTAAAAAAGATTAACGATATCGATTATTTAATTGATGCAGGTACCGCAGGGGCTGATGTTATTAGTTCGCGAATCAGTTTAGTAGCAGAAAGAGATGAATTGTCTAAATTGGAAGATATTGATTCATTTCAGAAAGCTAGTTTCGAATGGGACATCGAGGGAGACGAGAACTCCAAGTTTTTCCATGTTTCTCTAAAAATTAAACGTCACTCAAAGCAAATACAGGGCCAGTTGTTCGATGAGGCATGGATAGATGATCTTAAT TTAGACGATGTGGAGATTAATAACGCGGTGTGGGATTGCGGTAGTTCTAGGGCACCGGGCCCGGACGGTATCTCTTTTCGTttcatcaaatatttttgggaCATATTTCAATTTGATATTTGCAAGGATGTTAGAAGATATTTTTCTTCATGTATTATGCCCCGTAGTGCTAATTCGGCATTTTTTTCTCTTATCCCAAAAGTTACGAACCTGATTCTCGTTACCGATTTTAGACCTATTTCGTTAGTGGGTTTCTTTTACAAGATTGTCACGAAGATTCTTACTAATCGACTCCTTGTTGTTATCGATAAGATTATTAGCCCGATTCAGACGACGTTTATTTCTGGTCATCAGTTTCTCGATGGTCCATTAATGTTGAGCGAGATTATTACATGGATCAAGAAATCTAATAAAAAGATATTACTTTTTAAGGTGGATTTTGAGAAAGCTTATGATTATGTTAATTGGGATTATTTGATGTTCATGTTATCCTCATTTGGTTTCGGCCCTAAGTGGTGCGCATGGATAAGGGGTTGTCTTCATTCGGCCAAGGCATCTGTTTTGGTAAACGGTAGCACGACTCGTGAATTCCAGATTAAAAGAGG AGTGGAGAGTGCCGAGATCATTTCGTATGCTGCTGCAGCAGGTGCTCGTGTCGGATCGTTTCCTACAACTTATGTTGGTCTCCCGATTGGATCTAATATGAAATTAACTTCTAGTTGGGATAGCTTG GTGGTATCTGATGGCTTATTACCAATCGACACTTTTAAAATGAAAGTTGGAAATGGTTGCTCTATTCGCTTTTTGCACGATCTTTGGTATGGAAATTCGACGCTATCGTCCCGTTTCAATCGCCTTTACCCCCTGGACATTAATAAACTAGACTCGATAGCTGACAAACGTCTTGATGGAGCATGGCATTGGACCTGGACGAGAGGTGATATTGGTAGCCGTAATAGACAAATACTTTTTGCTCTTCAAGACGAGCTTGGTGACTGCCTTTTAGACGATAAATCTGATCAATGGTGTT GCTTGATTCTCTGGAACCTTTCCGCAAAAGGGATTGAGATCAATTCGGTTGTTTGTCCGTTATGTAATAATGGTATCGAGACTCAGGGCCACTTATTTTTCGATTGTGATATGGCTAAAGAGTTATGGCTTAGAGTTCGGGTTTGGCTTGATTGTGCTCTTCCTACATGTTCATCATGGGATACGTTCATCACATGGCTTGAAGGTGTTCGATTACAACCTCTTTTCAAGGATCGGATCGTTGTGGTTGTTACTACTTTCCTATGGGCTATTTGGCGGTTTCGGAATGGAGTTGTTTTTAATAATTCCTTTTGTACCGAAAGTAGCTTGTTTGATATTATTAGATTATTGTCATTTCGTTGGATTAAACATAGAGGTCATTTAATTTCTAATTGGAACTCATGGTTATCTATGCCGTTGTAA